In the Enterococcus rotai genome, CTGATGAATTCTTTTTATACTGAATAGCACTTGATAATACTTTAGTTGAATCTTCTTTATTCGTTAATGCTTGTTGTAATGTAGCTGTGAGCGTCCAATGTTTCATTTCTGCCCGATTATCCCAAATAATAAGTGGCTCATCATAGCTGGCTTTTTCAATCTTGATTGGAAAAATGCCAACTACACTTGTGCCAAAATCAATTATTTTTGGTGTCGAAGAAATTGATAATATACCATCGAAGATATACTTTAAGGTCATAGGTTCTGAACCTATAATCAAACTATTCTCATTTGTTGGACGTTGCTTTAATTGAAACTTGTCTTTTGAGATTAATGCTAATGCATTTTGTATATCATCTTCATTCGATAAATCAATTGTTTCACCAATCATTTTTTCCAAGACTATTTCGTCATGAAGTGGTTTTCCTAATGTGTTTTCAAATTTAATCGTTACATTTTGAGTATTGATATCGAAATTTACTGGATAGTCATATTGTACAAGTTTTCCGTTTGACAACGTTTCTTCAACTCTTATGATACCTATTTTCTTCCCAGGAGTTGAAGTATCTGGATAAGTAGAAAAACCCTTAACTTTAACAGAGGTATGAGAACCCACAACAATATAATCATTTATATGATCGTCTAACACCTTTTTACTGGTATTAATCGCTATCTCTCCATCATTTGTTTTTAGCTGATTAAAATGAAGTGGTTTATAGCCATTTTCAGCTATTTCATAGTAAACAAATTCTTTATCTTCATTGTAAATGTTTCTTTGTTCTTCTTCGTAAAGCCAACTTTTATTTACCTCTCTTTGATAAACTCTCACAATGTCGCTATAATTCACAGCTTGAATTTGATTTGTTCCCCATTCATTTAAAATTGTTTGCTTAAGGTCTGATCCCTCAGCATTGATTTGCGTTTCAGCTTTTAATAAGTCTGTTATTAGAAAAGGCGAGCTTTTGACGCTCATATCAAAATGACTAAAAGAATAATACGCTTGATTCACATACTTCAAATTTAACGGGAGATTATCATCACCTAGTCCTTGGGATGCTATAATGTAGGGATTCGTTTGATTATAAAGAGTAAATGCACCACTCGTTCGTTCAGTTCCAGAATCATCATCTGCTCCAACTGCAATTGTATTTCCCCACACTACATTTATATCAACATCTGCATCAACAGATAAAGTAGGAGATATAGTCAATGTAGTTTTGGTTTTTCCTATCTTTTGTCCAACAGTGCTTGTAGATATAGGTGAAAGAAGGGTAGTTTCATACTTATCTTTAGCTAATACCGTTTCATTCAACTTGACATTTTTTATCAAATTATTCGTATTGATAGAAGCTCCTAACATTACTTTTTGCGGATTCGCTTCAACAGCCAATATATTATCTACGACAGTAACAGGTATATCTACATCTACAAAAATGTCAGCATTCTCAGCGTAAAGAATTTGAACTTTTGCAATCTTTTCACCAACGGTATCTGTTGGTACTTCTTCTAGAAAATACGCAGTATACATGTCACTTGATAAAATAGTTCCATTCAATTTTATATTTTTTATCAAGTCTTTCGAATCCAAGTTTGCTCCTACTTTAACTATTTGGGGAATTGCTTCAGCTGTAATTTGAGCAACGATTACTGATACATCTACGTCTACAAAAATATCCGCATTTTTACTAGAAGAAATCCTAACTTTGGCTGTCTTTTCTCCAATTGTATTCGTCATAACTTCTTTAATAAAATATGCACCATACTCGCCACGTAACAAATAGGTACCGTTTAACTTGATATTCGTTACCAAATTGATGGCATTTAAGTTTGCTTCTAATGGAACGACTTGAGGAATTGCCTCCGCTTTGATCTCAGCAACTGTTACTGGCACTTCTATGTCTACAAATATATCTGCATTTTCACCATATAAAACACGAACTTTTGCAGTCTTGTCTCCTATAGTATCTGTCACAGCTTCATCAATATAGTAACTACTATATCCGCTACTTGATAAAGGTTTCCCATTGAGTTTTATATTATTGATCAAATTTTTTGAATCTAATACTGCTCCTACTGGAACTATTTGAGAAATGGCAGCTCCTGTTAGCTCTGCAACCGTAACTGGTACATCTACATCAATAAAAATAGATGGATTATCCATTTGTATAACCCTAACTTTTGCCATTTTATTACCAACAGTATTTGTCGTAGCTTCAGTAATATAAGAAACACTATACTTATCGCTAGCCAAGATCGTTCCATCTAGTTTTACATTTTGTACTAAGTTTTCAGCATTTAGCTTTGCCCCTATTGGAACTATCTGTGGAATTGCTTCTGCCGTGAGGTCAATAACAGTTACTGGAACATTTACATCTACAAAGACATTGGGATTATCAGCTTTTTGAACTCTTACTGTTGCAGTTTTGATACCAACCATACTTGTCGAAGCTTGTGTACGAAAAGAGACGTTATATTTATCACTAGACAATATCGTTCCATCTAGTTTTACATTTTTAACTAAACTTTTAGCATTTAACGATGCCCCAATTAGTACTGTCTGAGAGACAGCTTCTGCCGTTATGATACTTGGTGCTAACACAGTTACATTTGTTGTAACCTCCGTTGCAACTGAAGTATCATTTGCATATTTTACCCGCACTTTTCCTATTTTAACTCCAGCTGTGCTTGTTGAAATAGCTGTAATTGATTCAACCGTATACAGATTACTAGACAACGCAGCCCCATTATATTTAACATTTTTGATCAAATTTTTAAGATCTAATGTTGCTCCCAGATTTACTGTTATTGGGTTCGTGTCAGCAGTAATTGTGTTTTGTATTGGTGGCGTAGTTGTTGTAAAAAAAACATCCAAATCAAAACGAAATGCCTCTTTACTACCAATTCTTAAACCAAATGTACACCCCCTTATAAAAGCTTGAGTGGGATTAAAGATTTGGACATTTTCAGCGCTGAACCATGGACTATAATCGGCACTAGATAGTGGTCTACCATCATACGTTACATTAAATAATAAAGTTATTGGAAAAGTGCCATCCTTTAATGTATTAATCGAAAGTGGTCCTGTATAATAGGCGCTTCTTTCCACCGTTACAATTTTCCCATCAGAACAAGTAAATGTATACGGCGCTACTCTTGGCGTTATTCTTATATCTAATAAAGGCACCATAGATTCAGATAATGTTGCCTCATTTTGCGCTGCAGCCTTGATCGACTCTTTGGAATGGAAAGGCCATACCAACAAACTTACAATGAAAACCATTCCTAAAATAAGGTAAAGCCAATTTCTTTTTCTCATTGTTTTGTCCCCATTATTCAATATACTGTTGAATTAGTTGGCGTCTGTAATTGACCAAGTAATTTCCGCTTGGTAATCTCCTGTTTTCAACACATTAGTTCCAGGAATATTCAAGGTTACGGCATCGTATGATGTTGGATCTGCTTTTGTTGCATCTTTATCGCCGAACATTAATTCAAATACACCATA is a window encoding:
- a CDS encoding WxL domain-containing protein → MFGDKDATKADPTSYDAVTLNIPGTNVLKTGDYQAEITWSITDAN
- a CDS encoding Rib/alpha-like domain-containing protein, which translates into the protein MRKRNWLYLILGMVFIVSLLVWPFHSKESIKAAAQNEATLSESMVPLLDIRITPRVAPYTFTCSDGKIVTVERSAYYTGPLSINTLKDGTFPITLLFNVTYDGRPLSSADYSPWFSAENVQIFNPTQAFIRGCTFGLRIGSKEAFRFDLDVFFTTTTPPIQNTITADTNPITVNLGATLDLKNLIKNVKYNGAALSSNLYTVESITAISTSTAGVKIGKVRVKYANDTSVATEVTTNVTVLAPSIITAEAVSQTVLIGASLNAKSLVKNVKLDGTILSSDKYNVSFRTQASTSMVGIKTATVRVQKADNPNVFVDVNVPVTVIDLTAEAIPQIVPIGAKLNAENLVQNVKLDGTILASDKYSVSYITEATTNTVGNKMAKVRVIQMDNPSIFIDVDVPVTVAELTGAAISQIVPVGAVLDSKNLINNIKLNGKPLSSSGYSSYYIDEAVTDTIGDKTAKVRVLYGENADIFVDIEVPVTVAEIKAEAIPQVVPLEANLNAINLVTNIKLNGTYLLRGEYGAYFIKEVMTNTIGEKTAKVRISSSKNADIFVDVDVSVIVAQITAEAIPQIVKVGANLDSKDLIKNIKLNGTILSSDMYTAYFLEEVPTDTVGEKIAKVQILYAENADIFVDVDIPVTVVDNILAVEANPQKVMLGASINTNNLIKNVKLNETVLAKDKYETTLLSPISTSTVGQKIGKTKTTLTISPTLSVDADVDINVVWGNTIAVGADDDSGTERTSGAFTLYNQTNPYIIASQGLGDDNLPLNLKYVNQAYYSFSHFDMSVKSSPFLITDLLKAETQINAEGSDLKQTILNEWGTNQIQAVNYSDIVRVYQREVNKSWLYEEEQRNIYNEDKEFVYYEIAENGYKPLHFNQLKTNDGEIAINTSKKVLDDHINDYIVVGSHTSVKVKGFSTYPDTSTPGKKIGIIRVEETLSNGKLVQYDYPVNFDINTQNVTIKFENTLGKPLHDEIVLEKMIGETIDLSNEDDIQNALALISKDKFQLKQRPTNENSLIIGSEPMTLKYIFDGILSISSTPKIIDFGTSVVGIFPIKIEKASYDEPLIIWDNRAEMKHWTLTATLQQALTNKEDSTKVLSSAIQYKKNSSETVILVKNRTIPIAIHTHSDAGEYNVSDQWETGTAGFQLEVAAGTVRKLGDYEATILWQLGNTP